The following proteins come from a genomic window of Rutidosis leptorrhynchoides isolate AG116_Rl617_1_P2 chromosome 10, CSIRO_AGI_Rlap_v1, whole genome shotgun sequence:
- the LOC139872517 gene encoding prohibitin-1, mitochondrial-like, protein MNLNNMKVPKMPDGRAASALIKFGAVIGIGLYAAGNSLYNVEGGHRAIVFNRIIGVKDKVYPEGTHIMIPWFERPIIYDVRARPHLVESTSGSRDLQMVKIGLRVLTRPVADELPAVYRTLGENYNERVLPSIIHETLKSVVAQYNASQLITQREAVSREIRKILTERAANFNMALDDVSITSLTFGREFTAAIEAKQVAAQEAERAKFVVEKAEQDKKSAIIRAQGEAKSAQLIGQAIANNPAFITLRKIEASREIASTMAHSSNKVLLNADNLLLNLQEMSLEKK, encoded by the exons ATGAATTTGAACAATATGAAAGTACCCAAGATGCCTGATGGTCGTGCAGCCTCTGCGTTGATAAAGTTTGGAGCTGTTATTGGTATTGGACTGTATGCAGCTGGTAACAGTTTGTACAACGTTGAGGGTGGTCATCGTGCAATTGTCTTCAACCGTATCATTGGTGTCAAAGACAAG GTTTACCCAGAAGGGACCCACATCATGATCCCCTGGTTTGAGAGGCCAATCATCTATGATGTTCGTGCACGACCACATCTAGTAGAAAGCACCTCTGGTAGCCGTGATCTACAAATG GTGAAAATAGGTCTTCGAGTTCTTACTCGTCCTGTTGCTGATGAACTACCTGCTGTTTATCGAACGCTTGGAGAGAACTACAACGAGAGAGTCCTGCCTTCAATTATTCACGAAACACTGAAATCTGTTGTTGCGCAATACAATGCTAGCCAGCTTATTACCCAGAGAGAG GCTGTTAGTAGGGAAATTCGGAAAATACTAACGGAGAGGGCTGCCAATTTCAACATGGCACTTGATGACGTGTCGATCACAAGTCTTACTTTTGGGAGAGAATTTACTGCTGCAATTGAAGCAAAACAAGTGGCTGCACAAGAAGCTGAGAGGGCCAAGTTTGTCGTTGAAAAGGCTGAGCAAGACAAGAAAAGTGCTATCATTCGTGCTCAG gGAGAAGCAAAAAGTGCTCAGCTGATAGGTCAAGCAATTGCCAACAATCCGGCATTTATCACTCTCAGAAAGATTGAAGCTTCTCGAGAAATCGCATCAACAATGGCCCATTCCTCAAACAAAGTCTTGTTGAATGCTGATAATCTGTTGCTCAACCTCCAGGAAATGAGCCTGGAAAAGAAATAG
- the LOC139870948 gene encoding uncharacterized protein, whose product MDSLTKDALDIASSNFNIVALDLLDQIDKDEEEEIVQPIPRAPRRFIHRDREGTAMRLWNDYFFENPTFPGDYFPRRYRMSRPLFIRICQGIMNYSQEPIPGYFLYFQQKRDATGLLGFNVFQKCASAIRQLAYGTAPDAFDEYLHMGQQTSYDCLNNFCKSVIHLYGSEYMRKPTPQDVARLVSAHAELHGFSRMLGSLDCMHWAWKNCPYKYKGHYTRGDHGSNNHVRSCGIL is encoded by the coding sequence ATGGATAGTCTTACGAAAGATGCGTTGGATATTGCAAGTTCTAATTTCAATATCGTCGCACTCGATCTACTTGATCAGATAGATAAAGACGAAGAGGAAGAAATCGTTCAACCAATTCCAAGGGCGCCTCGAAGATTTATTCATAGAGACCGAGAGGGAACCGCGATGcgtttatggaatgattattttttcGAGAATCCCACTTTTCCCGGAGATTATTTTCCTCGCCGTTATAGGATGAGTCGACCATTGTTTATACGCATATGCCAAGGTATAATGAATTACTCTCAAGAACCTATTCCCGGTTATTTTTTATATTTTCAACAAAAGCGGGATGCTACCGGGTTGTTGGGTTTTAATGTTTTTCAAAAATGTGCATCCGCGATACGCCAATTAGCATACGGTACTGCACCTGATGCTTTTGACGAGTACTTACATATGGGCCAACAAACATCATACGACTGTttgaataatttttgtaaaagcGTGATTCACTTGTACGGTTCGGAGTATATGAGAAAACCGACTCCACAAGACGTAGCACGTCTTGTATCCGCACATGCGGAATTACATGGTTTTTCGAGAATGTTGGGTAGtctagattgtatgcattgggcatgGAAAAATTGTCCATATAAATATAAAGGTCATTATACTAGAGGCGATCATGGCTCCAACAATCATGTTAGAAGCTGTGGCATCTTATGA